A window of Aquibium oceanicum genomic DNA:
TGCGGGCGATCGGCTGGGGCCCGGACCGCGGCTTCGACCAGTTCATGCGCGGACTGGTGCGGTTTTCGGCCGGGGTTACGAATATCGTCCAGAACGGGCGGCTCGAGGTCTACATGACCGTCACCTTCATCATGATCGCGCTCGCGCTCTGGGTGCCGATGATCGGGTTCGGCGAACTGCCGACCTGGCCGGAATTCCCGGACCTGGCCTTCTACGAGTGGACCATTATCCTGATCGCCGTGATCGGCCTCGGCGCAGTCGCCTATGCCGCTGACCGGCTGACGGCGATCGTGTCCCTCGGCATACAGGGTTTCGCCGTGGCGCTGCTCTTCATGCTCTTCGGGGCGCCCGACCTCTCCTTCACGCAGTTCATGGTCGAGACCCTGTCGGTCGTCATCCTGGCGCTCGCCATGACGCGGCTGCGCCTGCATCCGAGTGACCACCGGCCGACGCCGGAAAAGCTGCTGGACGTCACGGTCGCCGGTGCTTGCGGGGCAGGGTTCGCGATGCTGCTACTCAAGGTGACCCAGATTCCGTTCGACGCGACGCTTTCGGAATTCTTCAACACCTACTCCTACGTGGTCGCCCATGGCCGCAACGTCGTGAACGTCATCATCGTCGATTTCCGCGGCCTCGATACGCTAGGCGAGATCGCGGTGGTCATGATCGCCGGACTGGCGATCCTGGCGCTGATCCGCATCCGCGTGCCGCGGTCCGGCCTTCCCGCGGAAAGGGAGGGTTGACATGCGCACGGTGATCTTCCGCACGACGGCGCCCTATCTCACCAGCCTGATGGTGCTTTTTTCCGTGTTCGTGCTTCTGCGCGGGCACAACGAACCGGGCGGCGGCTTCATCGGCGGCCTGATCGCGGCGTCGGCCTTCGCCATCTACGGTATCGCCTGCGGCGTGGCGCCGGTGCGCCGGGCGCTCTATTTTCACCCGATGGGCCTCGCCGGCTTCGGCCTGTTCCTCTCGGCCCTTTCTGGTTTCGTCTCGATCCTGCAGGGCGTTCCCTTCCTGACGGGGATCTGGACGGCGGTGCATCTCTTGGGACTTTCGGTCGACCTCTCCACCGTGCTCTTCTTCGATATCGGGGTCTATTTCGTCGTCGTCGGGTCGATCACCTCGATCGCGCTGGCGCTCGAGGAAAGGGAGCGGGACTGATGGAAACAGCGCTCGCCGGCCTCGTCGGACTGTTCTACGCCGTCGCCATCTACCTGATGCTGTCGAAGCACATTATCCGGGTGCTGCTGGGCATCGTCATCTTCGGCAATGCCGTGAACATGACGATCTTCACCGCCGGCCGCATCGTGCGCGAAGTGCCGCCGATCATCCCGGCGGGCGCCGAGCGCATCGAAGATGTCGTCGCGAATCCGCTGCCCCAGGCCCTGATCCTGACCGCAATCGTGATCTCCTTCTCGTTCTTCGCCTTCCTGCTGGTACTGGCCTACCGCGCCTACCAAGAACTCGGCACCGACGACACCGACGAGATGCGCGTCGCCGAACCGGAAGGCGAAAGCCTTCCCCCTCTGGGTTATTGAGACCGACATGGCAGTTGTTGGAGCAACGTCCATCGACACGGCCGCGGCCCACATAGCCGGCGCGACAGCGCTCGCCGACTGGCTGGTGATCGCGCCCGTCGCCCTGCCGATCCTCGGTGGGGCGCTGCTGCTGATGGTCCGGCATCGCACGCGTGTCCACGCGGTGCTGGCCTTCCTCTTCCTGTTCGCGAGCTTCCTGTCGGCGGCGTTCCTGCTGGCGCGCGTGGTCTCCGAAGGGCCGCTGGTGATGACCATGGGCCGGTGGCTGCCGCCGTTCGGCATCACTTTCAACGCCGACGCGCTGGGCGCGACCTTCGCCACGGCGGCGAGCTTCGTGGCGACCGCGGCGGCGGTTTTCGCCTTGCGCGACATCAACGTGACCGGCCGGCGCTACGGCTTCTATTCCTTCCTCCTGCTGATGGTAGCGGGCGTCAACGGAGCCTTCCTGACGGGCGACATCTTCAATCTCTACGTCTGGTTCGAAGTCTTCGTCATCTCATCCTTTGGCCTGCTGATACTGGGGTCGGAGCGGCGGCAGATCGATGGCGCGACCAAGTACGCGGTGCTTAACCTGGTCGCTACGACCGTCTTTCTGATCACCACGGGAATACTCTACGGGACCTTCGGCACCCTCAATATGGCCGACATCGCGCGCAAGGCGGACGGGTTGCGGGAGACGGGTCCGCTGATGACCATCGCCACGCTCTACCTGCTGGCGTTCGGGATGAAGGCCGCCGCGTTTCCCCTCAACTACTGGCTGCCCGCCTCCTACCACACGCCGCGCATCGTGACGTCGGCGCTCTTCGGCGGACTGTTGACCAAGGTCGGTATCTACGCCCTGCTGCGCACGATGATGACCCTGTTTCCGGTCGAGCGCGGGGTTCTGTCGGGCCTCATCGGCTGGATCGCAATCGCGACCATGATACTCGGCATCCTTGGCGCGCTCGCCCAGTCGGACGTGCGCAGGATCATCGGCTTCGTCGTCATTTCGGGCATCGGGGTGATGCTTGCCGGCCTGGCACTCGGAACTCCGCTCGGCGTGACCGGCACCATCCTATACGCCGTCCATTCGATCCTCGTGATGACGGCGCTGTATCTCCTGGCCGGGCTGATGCACGAAGCGGGCGGCAGCTACTCGCTGCACCACACGGCCGGGCTCTACCGCAGCCATCCGCTGCTGGCCGCGATGGCTCTCCTCCTGGTGCTGGCGGCCGCTGGCCTGCCGCCGCTGTCGGGGCTCTGGCCGAAGGTGATGCTGGTGAGGGCGTCCATCGAGAACGGGTCTTGGTGGATGGCATCGGCTATCCTCGTGAGCAGCATTCTCACGGTCATCGCGCTCGGACGCGTGTTCGCCCTGTCTTTCTGGCGGATGGAAGCAGGCGAGGCGGCAGAACGCGCGGACACGGAGGGTGCGATCAGCCCTGCCGCCGGATATGGCGTGCTCGCCGCGCTGATCGTTCCGGCCATCGCCATCGGCGTCTATCCGGAGCCGTTCTTGCGGCTCGCCGCGGCTGCGGCCGCCGGCCTGGCCGACCCCGCTTCCTATCTCGACGCGGTGTTCCCGGCTGGAGGCGGATCATGACGATCTATCTGATCAACATCCTTCTCGCGCTCGCCTGGGTGGCGATCACCGGTTCGGCGACCATCTCGAACTTCATCTTCGGCTTCGTGCTCGGTGCCGGCGCGCTCTACCTGATCCGCGAGCAGGTCGGCTCGCTGGGTTACTTCCAGCGGACACGCCGCGTCGTGTCGCTTTTCGCCCTTTTTCTCTACGAACTGGTCCTGTCCTCCTGGCGTGTCGCGGTTCTGGTCGTGCAGCCGAAGATGGACCTGAAGCCCGGCATTTTCGCCTACCCGCTCAAGGTCGACCGCGAGTTCGAGATCACGCTTCTGGCGAACCTCATCACGCTGACCCCGGGGACGCTCTCTGTCGACGTTTCGGAAGACCGGCGTTTCCTCTACGTGCACGCGCTGGACTGCTCGGATCCGGACCAGACGCGGCTCGACATCGCCAACGGTTTCGAACGCAGGATAATGGAGGCGTTTCGATGAACGCCAGCGAAGCATTCCTGACGGGGGCGGTCTACCTGGCGCTTGCCCTGCTCAGCCTTTCGTTCCTGGTGACTGTGCTGAGAGTCGTCCGTGGCCCGACTCTGCCGGACCGCATCGTCGGCCTGGACATGCTCGTCGCGGTGGCAATCGGCTTCATCGCCGTCATCGGCATCAAGACCGGGGTGACGCTTTACGTCGACGTCGCCATCGCGCTGGGCCTCGTCGGGTTCCTGGCCACGGTCGCCTTCGCGCGTTTCGTGATGAACCGCGGGGGGGACCGGGAGGTCGACGGGGAACTGCAATCCGCCAGCGAACCGCTGGAGCACCGACAGCCGGAGACGAGTTCATGATCGACATCGTCCAGAACTACCTTGCCGGGATCCTGATCATCGTCGGCTCGAGCTTCGCGCTGGTTGCGTCTATCGGCCTCCTGAGGTTGCCGGAATTCTACACCCGCATGCATGCCGCGTCTAAGGCCGGAACGCTCGGCTCGGGCGTGATGCTGATCGCGCTCGCGGTCTATACGGACGAGACCACGATTGCCACGCGCGCGCTGGCGGGTTTCGTCTTCTTTCTGCTGACGGCGCCGATCTCCGCGCATCTCCTTGCAAAGGCAGCCTATGCCGCCGGCTATCCGCTCTGGGAAGGATCAGTCCATGACGAGATGCCGAAACAAACCGCGGCCGCCGATGCCAGGGAAACATCATAGGTTACAAATTCGTAATGTAATTATTAGAACCTGTTGGATACCCATCTCAGAAAAACTCGCAAAGGTTGTATTCCGCGGCGCTGATCTCGAATAACAAGCTAGTAACCAGCAAGATTTTTTTATTGGCTTCTGTATTGAATTGACTTGAAACCTTGTTTGCTTCAATTATCTAGCCGATATGCGAATCGTTGAAAATCAGTCTCGCATATAGCCGTTGATCGGCGCGTAAGAACGCCGAACGCAATCGACACTCCTCAAATTGGGGCCTGAAAAAAATGGAACTACCCGAGACCAGTGCAATGAGCGGTAACATGCTCATCGAACTTACTGCCGACGTCGTTGCTGCCTATGTGAGCAACAATCCCGTTCCCGCCGGAGAACTCCCGAACCTGATCGCCGATATCCACAGCGCGCTTGGCCGCGTGGGTACCGGAACTGAACAGGTGCCGGCGGAGAAGCCTAAGCCGGCAGTCAGCCCGAAGAAGTCTATTCACGACGACTACATCGTGTGCCTCGAAGACGGCAAGAAGTTCAAGTCGCTGAAGCGTCATCTCATGACCCACTACGGACTGACGCCCGACCAGTACCGCGAGAAGTGGGGCCTCGATGCCAGCTACCCGATGGTGGCGCCGAACTATGCGGCGGCCCGCTCGCAACTCGCCAAGAAGATGGGTCTCGGTCGCAAGCGCAAGACGCGCTAATCTGCCGATCATCACTTCACGTTTCAAGACGGCGTCTTCGGGCGCCGTTTTTCGTTTTTGAGGTCTCTGGTTTCGCTTTTCGGAAAGGCTCACCGCGAGGCAACCGGGCCACTCGCCAACAGCGCGCGCCGTCCCCGCCGGTGGGAAGAATGGCCGTTCGCCTTTACTCCCTCGGATGGAACTTCATCGGGGGCTTTGGGAAAGCCGGCGTCGATGAAGGCGAGCGCCTGTTTCAGGGCGATGTGGCGGTTGAGGTCGTAGCTCCAGTGCCGGGCACCGCCGCGCAGCCGCTCCCTTTCGAGCAGACGCTGCACCCGCTTGCGGATCGCCACCTTGTCCTTTCCTTCCGCGCCCATGGCTGCCGGCAGGTCTATGCCCGTCGCGAGAAAGAACGCCGCAGATGCCCTGGCAAAGATGGTCTCTCGGGCGCGGGCGGCCTTGAACGACTGCGCTTCCGTGGCGATGACCGGCATTGGTTTGCTCCCGAGCGATGAACGACGGTCGCAAGCATGCCCGCAGACGATCGGGCGGGGAGAGAATCGGCCGCATTGACGAAGGATTTTTCAGGAAAGCATAAGAATTTCAGGCGCTTCGGGGTAGCGCGGGAGTTTTTGTGTTGCTATTTTGTTCACACCTTCCCCTAGTCTCGCTATAAGAGGAACATATTCCTATAACGAGAGGGAAGCGCCGTGCCGTCCAGTACCGCCTGCCAGATCGTCAGAGAAGACCGGCAATCGTCATTGCCCGACATGGAAAGGGACAGGTCCGGATGCGGCTCCGCGAATGATGATCCGGAGCCTTCGCGCTCCGCGCTGGAACGCAACGTGCGCATCTGCGACTGCATGATCGACATCGCCGCCGCCCTCTTCAACGTCAGCGGACGCGAGCTGCGGCAGCCCGGACGCACATGCACCAGCGTCGCTCGGGTGCGCCAGATTGCCATGTACGTCACGCATGTCGTCATGGGGATGACGATGAGCGAGGTGGGGCGCGGCTTCGGCCGCGACCGCACCACCGTGCTGCACGCGTGCCATCTCATCGAGGACATGCGCGACGACGCCGATTTCGACGCGCTCGTCGTCACGACGGAAAAAGTGGCGCGCGCCGCGCTCAGGGGAATGGAGCGCATCTGAATGGCAGGCCAACGCGAAAAGGAGGACATCCGTGTCCTGCGTCTTCTTTCCTTCGGACCGGCCGGCGTGGAAGAGTGTGGCCGCGCCGACAGGGTGATGCTGGTGTCGCGGCGGCTCGGGACAATTTCGGTGAGCCGGGTCTCGTTCGACGGACTGGTTCGGCGGTCGCTCGTGGCGGCCACGGACGGTGTCGCGGGTCTCACGCCGGCGGGGCGGGCGGCTTTCGCCCGCATGCGCGACCGGAACTGTCTCTCGCAGCATGTGGAGATCGGCACGATGCCGGTCGAGCTACCCGAAGGACGGCGGGAGGCGGTGGCGAACCTTTCCGAATCTCCGCTTGCCCAACTCGCCCGCCGCAAGTCGAAGGACGGCAGGCCCTTTCTCGATCCAAGGGAGTTCCGGGCAGGAGAGCGCCTGCGCGCGGACTATACGCGCGGCCAGCTTCTTCCGCGGCTGGGCGCCAACTGGAGCGCGGCCGGCAGCTCCGGGCGGCCCATTGGGACGCCGGGCGCGAGCGCGGAACTGACGGACGGCGCGGTTGCCGCCCGCCAGCGCGTCAATGCGGCTCTGGCGGCCGTCGGCCCCGAGCTTGGCGGTCTTCTGGTGGACGTCTGCTGCTTTCTCAAAGGCCTGGAGACGGTGGAGATCGAGCGAGCCTGGCCGGCAAGATCGGCGAAGGTGGTCCTCAGGACCGCTCTGGCCGCGCTTGCGCGCCACTACGAGCCGGAGCGCCGGAAGACACCGGGAGGAAGCATCCTCCACTGGGGCTCGGAAGGATACCGCGCACAGATCGGCGAAAGCTGACCGATCAGGCGCTCTCGCTCAGCGCCGCCTGGGCGTCGCGGCGGATGCGATTGACCATCGAGCGCAGGCCGTTGGAACGCTGCGGGGTAAGATGCTCGTCGAGCCCGAGCCTGGCGAGCACCGCATCCGCATCCGTCGTCACGATCTCGCTGGCGCGGCGCCCGGAGTAGAGCGCGAGCATGAGCGCTACGAGCCCACGCACGATATGTGCGTCCGAATCGCCCGCGAATTCGATCTCCGGGTCGTCGCCATCGCCGACGCTGGTGGTCAGCCAAACCTGGCTGACGCAGCCCGGCACCTTGTTGACGTCGTTCTTTTCTGACTCGGGGAAGTGCGGGAGGTCGCGGCCGAGATCGATGACATAGCGGTAGCGGTCCTCCCAGTCGTCCAGGAAGGCAAAGTCGTCGATGATGGAGTCGATATCGGCAGTCATTCGGGTGGCGCCTCTCTGAATCCCCATATAGGGGCCGGATGTGCCCGAGTCACCGCCCGAAGCCGGTTAACTCGCGGGAAAGGCTCGCGGCATCGAAGGGAGGCTCGGTGTCAGCCCGGCGGTCCCCGTCACTCGGCCGGGACGCCACCGGTCGTGATCGTCTCGTCCGGCTCTTCCACCTGGGTGTCGAGGAACTCGTAGGCGATGCGCGCGCCCTCGCGGGCGCGAATGCCGATCGAGTGGAATGCCGCCCGCCCGGTCTCGCAGACTTCCGGCCGGCGTTCGCACATTCCGCTCAGATCGCCGACCGCCTCGCGCGCGGCGTTGAGGGCCTCGAATGCGCCGACGGCTTCGGAACTGCCATCGGCGTCCTGCGGCGACAGCGGCAGGACCAGCAGCACCAGCGAGAACCAGAAGATTGTCCGGATCAGAAATCCCATTTCTATGCCCTGTCGTCCGATCTCCGATGAGATGGCAGATTAGCCATTGCGCTCTTCTTGCACGGCCGGCCCAACACCCGATTGCGTCAGACGGCGAAGTTTTCGTCAAATTGGAAGCGGTTTTGAATGGCTTGGGTTCGAATCGAATTCGAGACGAGTTCGAGCGATCCCGGAGATTTTTGGCTAACCACCTATATCGCTGATCCACAACGGATTGCTGCCGCGCCGGCCGGCGGGGGCAGCCCGGAAGCGGCGCGCGCGGAGCGGGTTTTCGCTAAGCGCGCATTAACCATCCGGTGAACTGATAGCCGTTCGCGGGCCTTCGGAAGGTCATTTCGGCACAATGGCCGCTCCCCTGCGGGCCGCCTTATTCATTCATTAAACCGGCGATGAGAGTTTCGGCGAGAATAAAGATCCGTTGAACGGACGTCAGTGAGTGCGTGAATTGAGTAGGCTCCCCGCAGCAGCAAGCGAAGGATTTTCCGGTCTCGCCGAAGCTTGCGGGAGACTGGTACACCCTTCCGTAACGGACACTTCCGAGCGCGGCAGGCAACGCCGCCTGCTCGGCGTGGCGCTGGCCGGCCCGTTCCTGGTCTCGGCCGCCTTCGCACAGGTGCTGGCGCCGGTGGCGGGCGTTCCGGTCGCGCTTGCCGCGATCTGCATGTGTTTCGTGATCGGATGGACAGTCGCCGTCGCGGTCGCCCAGAGCGGGTCGCGCAGCGTCGCCGGGCCAGCCTTGCTCGTCGCCGCGGTCGCGCCGCTGGCGCTGCTGGTTCCCCTGGCTGGGGGACCTTCCTCGCCCTTGTTCCTGTCATTCGTGCCGCTGCTCCTCGAACCGGTATTCGTCGCCCGCACCCGCTTCGCGCTGGTCGGCGGTGCCCTGGCGGCGGCGGCTGCGATAATCATGGGTGTGTTGCTCCCGCTCATCCACGGCATGGCCGTCGACGCGCCCGCGGCCTGGTTCTGGCTCGTTCCGCTGGCCTATGCGGGAACCCTGTGGCTGCGACGCGCGGCATTCCTGCCGGAGGTCGAGGCTGCGTCGCCGCGAACGACGTCGTTCCTGGCGGACCGCTATCCGGCGGTGACGATGCGCCTGTCGCCGAACGGCGAGGTATCGGAATGCTCCGCGCAGGCGCATTCCGTGCTGACGCTCGATCCGCAGTTCCTGCTGGGCGCCGGTCTCCTCGACCGGGTCCATGTCGCGGACCGCATCGCCTATCTGGCGGCGGTTGCCGACATGCGCGAAGGCGCGGCGTACCGGAGCGTGGAATTGCGCCTGCGGCTGCCGGCGGACGCCGACAGCCAGCCGGGACACGGCTATCGGCCTTTCGTGCTCGAGTTCGTCAGCGACGAGGTTGGCGAGGACGGATTTGCCGTGATCCTTCGCGAGAACACCACGGTGGCGCGTCTTCGCGAGGAACTGGACGCGGCGCGCGGTTGCGCGGAGACGGAGAAGATCCGGTTCCTGGCGACCGTCAGCCATGAACTGCGCACGCCGCTGAACACGATCATCGGCTTTTCAGACATGCTTCTGTGCGGGATGGCAGGTCCTTTCGGCAACGAGCGCCAGCGCGAATATACCGGGCTTGTGCGCGAATCGGGCGAGCATCTGCTGGCGGTGGTCAACGCTATCCTCGACGTCGCCAAGCTCGAGTCGGGGACCTATCCGATCGTTCGCGAGCATTTCCGCATGCTGGAGGCCGTCGAGACCAGCAAGGCGATCATGAGCTACCAGGCGGCGGCGAAGGGTGTCGAACTCGAGTGCCGCGTCGACGAGACGGTCGGCGAAGTGCACGCTGACAAGCGCGCGTTGCAGCAGATCCTGATCAATCTTCTCTCGAATGCGGTGAAGTTCACGCCTGCGGGGGGGACCGTGACGGTCAAGGTGGAACGGCAGGCCGAAGGCGTCAGGCTGTCAGTGAGCGATACCGGCATCGGCATCGCCGAGGAAGACCTGCCGAGGATCGGCAAGCCATTCGTTCAGGTTCTCAACGACTACACCAGACAGTATGAGGGGACGGGTCTCGGACTGTCCCTCGTGCGCGGGCTGGTGGAACTGCATGGCGGCTCGATGGCCGTCGAGAGCGCGCCGGGAATGGGGACGTCCGTAGAGATCACGATACCTTTCGAAGACTGCACAGGTTCCAAAGACAGACACGATGCCGAAATCCTCACCATCTCGCCGTCCGGCAAACCGCGGAGGAAAGCCAATGAAGCATTCCGTCAGTCGGCGTGAAATCGACCGCCGCCAGCCCGGCCTCATCGGGACCGTGGCGGCGGCGTCGGGCACGGCCATCGTGGAGAATCCGGTGCTCGTCGGAAGCTCGACGGCATTCCTTGTGGTGCTGTTCTACGTTTCCGCGAATGCGCTGTGGTACCAGCCATTCCCGCATCCCGAGCCGCTGCTCCAGACCCGCTTCGTCGTCGAACACCCGGAAGCGGAGGCTGTTCCGCAACCCCCGGCCGCTCGCCCCGCGCCGCCCCGGGATGTGACGAACTCGGTCCGGGCGCAGCCGGAGGAGGCGGTAGCGGGAGTATCCCCCGCCGAGCCGTCCGCGACCCAGAGAACGCTTGCCCGGATCCAGTCGACCTTGCAGGAACTGAAGTTCTATTCGGGCGAAATCGACGGGCTTTCCGGCCCCAAAACCCGGCAGGCGATCTCCGATTACCAGAAGACGGTCGGGCTCCCCGTCACCGGCGAAGTCAGCGACGAGCTTCTGGCGGCGCTCGACGGCGGCGCGGGGCCGTCCGCCACCTCGGTGCCGATCCCGGACGGAGTCCCCGTTCCCGAGCCGCGCCGCGACGTCGTCGCCTCCATCCGTTCGGACGAACCGAACCGCTCCGACGCACCGGGGGCCGCCCTCGACCAGACGCAGATCGTCAAGATCCAGGCGGGCTTGAGAGCTTTCGGCAACGAAGGCATCGAGATCGACGGCGTCATGGGTGAAAAGACCCGCACCGCCGTGCGTGAATTCCAGTCGCTGTTCGGGCTTCCCGTTAACGGGCAGCCGGATGCTAGGCTCCTGGAAAAGATGACGGAAATCGGATTGACGAACTGAGGCCCGGAATGCGGGTCACGTCGGATTTCTTCGTCTCGTCCCTCATTCGCCGCGTCTTCGGCGAGGGCGGCTTCGCCGCAGTGATGCGCAAGGGCGCCGCTGAGGCGGGGGCGGTCTTCATCGTGATCCGGGGAAGGGAAGGGGATTCCACCCTTCTCGGCCCGGCCCCGCAGAGCGGCTACGACGAGAAGCGGCCCGGTGGCCGACAGTTCGTCGTGCTGGAAGAGAAGCTCGAGGAAGATGGCCTGAGTGCGCGGATCACGCGCGAGGCGCGGTTCGATCCGGACGTCTGGTTCGTGGAACTCGACACGCCCCGTCTGCCCGAAGACCTCGTGGATATCATGAAGCCTTGAGGCCGCCGGTAACCCGGATGAAAGGCACGACCTCGCCTTGGGGGGACGGGCGAGCGTCCTGCGCGGGCTTCCATTCCCCGACCTTTCGATCGGCGGCTCGGATGCGCAGCGACCGGTAGCGGTCGGCGAAGGAACGGATCTCCTCGACGCTCCGGAAGCGATCCGGACAGGCCGCGCACACGAGAAGGAAGGCTTCCTCCTCGGAGAGGCCGATATGGCGGAAAGCCGCGATCAGATCGTCGTAGTCGCGCGAGTTGACGATGGTCTGCGCGGTCGGATAATCGATACCGAGGGTATCGGCCAGCGCGCTCTGGAAGAATGCTGCATTGCCGGAGAGCACGTTGGCCTTGAGCCGCTCATAGTCGCGGGCGGCCATGGTGAAGCCGCGCTGGACGGGGCCGAGCCGCGCGCTCTTGCCGGCGGACGATCCGGCCATGATATGGCGAAGGCGCTTGCGGACTTCCTCGACGACTTCCTCGCGGAAGGGCGAGGGAAAATCGGGCTCGATGGCATTCGGCGACGGCTCCCCGGCCGGCGACCTGTCTTGCGTCTGCATCACGGGCAAAGCCGGTTGCGTGCCGGCATCGCCGAGCTTGCCAGCAAGAGCCGCGATTGCCGGGTGAAGACGCGGCCGGCGCAACATCGCCGCCGCGTGACGCGCGCCCATCTTCCCAATGATTCGCACGAGGTGCCCGTTGTCGAGCAGGGGCGAGCGGATGAGCAGGGGAGCGCAGATGTCGACCGGCTCCTCGCAGAGGCGCAGGACAAGGTCGATCGGGGCATAGCGCGAATCGGACAATGCCGCCGAGACGTAGCGCTTTGCATCGACGGGCACGCGGTCGAGGAGCGGGAGGACCAGTTGGCCGAGCTGGGTGATTTCGCGACGGGTCGGGCGGGTCAGGGAGCAGAAGGCCGATACAGCCGCCCGCACCAAGCGTTCAGACTTACCGCTGCCGTTGCGGTTCGCGACCTGCCGGAATTCCGCTGACATACCCTGTGCACACTCGACTCGTTACCTGGGCGCAACACGATCGCACACGATATTCGCGGACCGCGCTGGAAACACAGTGACGCCCTTCCAACTGGAAAAACTAGCAGCAATTCGTTAGCGAGCTGTTAACCTTACGCCGTGCAGAGTTGGCATCAGAGCGTTTACGTAAGCGTGCTCGAGTGCATCGATGGAGATTGCCGGAGCCATGACACACGTAGTGCCATTCACACCGCGTACCGCGGCGCCGTCGGACGGCCGGACGACCGGCGGTCCCGCGACGATCATCATCTTCCCGGGCGTCCGCTACGAGCGAAAGCACAGCGGCGCCCAGCCGGACGCACGTTCGGCGCGGAAGGACGGCCTGCCGATTCAGACCTCAGGCCACAAGGCGACCTGAGCGAGGGCGAGCCGCGGGTTAGCGGGCATCGGACGG
This region includes:
- a CDS encoding peptidoglycan-binding protein is translated as MKHSVSRREIDRRQPGLIGTVAAASGTAIVENPVLVGSSTAFLVVLFYVSANALWYQPFPHPEPLLQTRFVVEHPEAEAVPQPPAARPAPPRDVTNSVRAQPEEAVAGVSPAEPSATQRTLARIQSTLQELKFYSGEIDGLSGPKTRQAISDYQKTVGLPVTGEVSDELLAALDGGAGPSATSVPIPDGVPVPEPRRDVVASIRSDEPNRSDAPGAALDQTQIVKIQAGLRAFGNEGIEIDGVMGEKTRTAVREFQSLFGLPVNGQPDARLLEKMTEIGLTN
- a CDS encoding DUF1491 family protein → MRVTSDFFVSSLIRRVFGEGGFAAVMRKGAAEAGAVFIVIRGREGDSTLLGPAPQSGYDEKRPGGRQFVVLEEKLEEDGLSARITREARFDPDVWFVELDTPRLPEDLVDIMKP